A window from Mesorhizobium sp. WSM2240 encodes these proteins:
- a CDS encoding HIT family protein: protein MQTGQKAGFELDARLEADSEQLMWLGLCELRVMNDRRWPWLILVPQRPGAEEVHELTPLDQAMLTFESNMVAQALKTVTNCTKINTAALGNIVRQLHVHVVARSEGDPGWPGPVWGHGMREPYKPDDIRRFCEKIKAAL from the coding sequence ATGCAGACTGGCCAAAAGGCCGGATTCGAGCTCGACGCGCGGCTGGAAGCCGACAGCGAACAGCTGATGTGGCTCGGCCTGTGCGAATTGCGCGTCATGAACGACCGGCGCTGGCCATGGCTGATCCTGGTTCCGCAGCGCCCGGGCGCCGAGGAGGTGCATGAATTGACGCCGCTCGACCAGGCCATGTTGACCTTCGAATCCAACATGGTCGCGCAGGCGCTTAAAACCGTCACCAACTGCACCAAAATCAACACCGCGGCGCTCGGAAACATCGTGCGCCAACTCCATGTGCATGTGGTGGCTCGGTCTGAGGGTGATCCTGGCTGGCCGGGGCCGGTTTGGGGCCACGGCATGCGCGAGCCCTACAAACCTGACGACATCCGCCGCTTTTGCGAGAAAATCAAAGCGGCGCTTTAG
- a CDS encoding cytochrome c family protein, with translation MDSFEFNKLIGGLLGAVFIVFSISIASDAIFASPSPEKPGFIIEAAEEEPAGGAPAVPVEEPIAVLLASANPEAGAAVFKKCTACHTVESGGANKVGPNLWNIVDRPLASHEGFAYSAAMKEFAQGGSVVWDYQHLSDFLASPKGYIKGTAMGFAGVKKPDERADLIAYLRTLSDNPAPLPEAAAPAAAAEPAAAPESGAAPAEAAPAEAPAAPAEAPAAPAEAAPAPDTTPAPSESAPAPAEPAEPAPAPAEPAPAQ, from the coding sequence ATGGACTCTTTCGAATTCAACAAGCTGATCGGCGGTCTCCTGGGCGCGGTATTCATTGTCTTCTCGATTTCGATCGCCTCTGATGCGATCTTCGCCTCCCCCTCTCCCGAAAAGCCTGGTTTCATCATCGAGGCCGCTGAGGAAGAACCCGCCGGAGGCGCACCGGCGGTGCCCGTTGAAGAGCCTATCGCCGTGCTGCTGGCCAGCGCCAACCCGGAAGCCGGCGCGGCCGTATTCAAGAAGTGCACCGCCTGCCATACCGTGGAGAGCGGCGGGGCCAACAAGGTCGGGCCAAATCTCTGGAACATTGTCGATCGTCCTCTGGCCTCGCACGAAGGCTTTGCATATTCCGCGGCGATGAAGGAGTTCGCGCAGGGCGGCTCGGTGGTCTGGGATTACCAGCACCTCAGCGACTTCCTGGCGTCGCCGAAAGGCTACATCAAAGGTACCGCAATGGGTTTTGCGGGCGTGAAGAAGCCCGACGAGCGCGCCGATCTGATCGCCTATCTGCGCACACTGTCGGACAACCCGGCGCCGCTGCCCGAAGCAGCCGCCCCTGCCGCCGCAGCCGAACCCGCCGCGGCTCCCGAGAGCGGCGCTGCACCGGCTGAAGCTGCGCCTGCCGAAGCACCGGCAGCCCCTGCCGAAGCACCGGCAGCCCCTGCCGAAGCCGCACCTGCACCGGACACGACTCCGGCGCCTTCCGAGTCCGCACCTGCGCCGGCTGAACCTGCAGAGCCAGCGCCGGCTCCCGCGGAACCCGCGCCTGCTCAATGA
- a CDS encoding prephenate dehydratase, with translation MPPEKTNRISFQGEPGANSDTACRNVYPSMEPLPCPTFEDAFNAVETGKADLAMIPIENTIAGRVADIHHLLPESRLHIVGEYFLPIHFQLMVLPGVKRQEIKTIHSHIHALGQCRKYIRKNGWKPMVAGDTAGAAKLVAELNDRTMAALAPRLASSLYGLDILEENVEDTENNVTRFVVLSKSKTWVERPTADARMMTTFIFRVRNVPAALYKAMGGFATNGVNMTKLESYQLGAFTATLFYADIEGHPDDNNVKLALDELRFFSREMRILGVYPRSESREEWKVAD, from the coding sequence ATGCCGCCTGAAAAGACCAACAGAATATCCTTCCAGGGCGAGCCGGGCGCCAATTCCGACACGGCCTGCCGCAACGTCTATCCGTCGATGGAGCCGCTGCCCTGCCCGACCTTCGAGGATGCGTTCAACGCGGTAGAGACGGGCAAGGCCGACCTCGCGATGATCCCGATCGAGAACACCATCGCCGGGCGCGTCGCCGACATCCATCACCTGCTGCCGGAATCGCGCCTGCACATTGTCGGCGAATATTTCTTGCCGATCCATTTCCAGCTGATGGTGCTGCCGGGCGTGAAAAGGCAGGAGATCAAGACCATTCACAGCCACATCCACGCGCTTGGCCAGTGCCGCAAATACATCCGCAAGAACGGCTGGAAACCGATGGTCGCCGGCGACACGGCGGGTGCGGCAAAGCTGGTCGCCGAGCTCAATGACCGGACGATGGCGGCTCTGGCGCCTCGCCTCGCCTCCAGCCTCTACGGCCTCGATATTCTGGAAGAGAATGTCGAGGACACTGAAAACAACGTCACCCGCTTCGTCGTGCTTTCGAAGTCCAAGACCTGGGTGGAACGGCCGACGGCCGATGCCAGGATGATGACGACCTTCATCTTTCGGGTGCGAAACGTGCCGGCGGCCCTCTACAAGGCTATGGGTGGCTTCGCCACCAACGGCGTCAACATGACGAAGCTCGAAAGCTATCAGCTCGGCGCTTTCACGGCGACGCTGTTCTATGCCGACATCGAGGGCCATCCTGACGACAACAACGTCAAGCTGGCGCTCGATGAACTCCGCTTCTTCTCCAGGGAGATGCGCATCCTCGGCGTCTATCCGCGCAGCGAATCGCGTGAGGAATGGAAAGTGGCGGACTGA
- a CDS encoding extracellular solute-binding protein, whose protein sequence is MRPIPRRSFLAGAASAAAAPLLPSFAFAATPTGTKLHGLSAFGDLKYAADFPHFDYVNPDAPKGGMFNFSPPSWFFNQSTLTFNTLNSFVPRGDAPPRMELCFDSLMTGPLTGALDEPDAVYGLLAETVTLSDDRNTFEFGLRPEAKFHDGTPLTAEDCAFTFKLFKKEGHPTLLLPLSEMTDAVAVDARTFRLVFSGKQSERSVLNVVGFPILSKAYFEANPFDGRGLKPLLGSGPYKVGHAAAGQTIEYERVPDYWGRDLAVNRGLYNFDRIRIEFYSERQAAFEAFKKGNIHYRQEHTARVWATGYDFPALKAGKVIKREFPAEKRPSMQATAINQRRERFRDRRVRQAIALCFDFEWTKRNLFYDAYERSQSSFEKSDYKAEGMPSPAELELLEPLRDNIPPEAFGEAVIQPVSDGSGRDRKLLGAASKLLAEAGWKRNGRSVANGEGEPLTVEILVQDEAFVRIDTPWVENMKAIGIDASIRMVDSAQYQARQADFDFDMVSMALSFTATPTRDDMESLFHSRSANLPGARNLPGIADPAIDALIDAVGRAADRESLVTAVRALDRVLRARLDWIPNWFAANHRAAFWDMFGFKEPKPDYGFPVEAMWWFDKDKAAAIGKG, encoded by the coding sequence ATGCGGCCGATTCCGCGACGGAGCTTCCTTGCCGGGGCCGCATCTGCTGCTGCGGCACCGCTGCTGCCTTCGTTTGCTTTCGCAGCGACGCCGACCGGCACCAAGCTGCATGGCCTGTCGGCTTTCGGCGACCTGAAATACGCTGCGGATTTCCCGCATTTCGACTACGTCAATCCGGACGCGCCCAAGGGCGGCATGTTCAACTTTTCACCGCCCAGCTGGTTCTTCAACCAGAGCACGCTGACCTTCAACACGCTGAACAGCTTCGTGCCCAGGGGGGATGCCCCTCCGCGTATGGAATTATGCTTCGACTCGCTGATGACGGGTCCATTGACCGGCGCGCTCGATGAACCCGACGCGGTCTACGGGCTGCTTGCCGAGACGGTCACACTCTCGGACGACCGCAACACGTTCGAGTTTGGGTTGCGCCCGGAAGCGAAGTTCCATGACGGAACGCCGCTGACGGCCGAGGATTGCGCCTTCACTTTCAAGCTCTTCAAAAAGGAAGGCCACCCGACCCTGTTGCTGCCGCTGAGCGAAATGACCGACGCAGTGGCGGTCGATGCGCGCACTTTCCGTCTTGTCTTTTCGGGCAAGCAATCGGAGCGTTCGGTGCTCAACGTCGTCGGCTTTCCGATCCTCTCGAAAGCCTATTTCGAAGCTAATCCGTTCGACGGACGCGGACTGAAACCGCTACTCGGCTCGGGGCCGTACAAGGTCGGTCATGCCGCAGCCGGGCAGACCATCGAATATGAGCGCGTACCGGACTATTGGGGCCGCGACCTAGCGGTCAATCGCGGGCTGTACAATTTCGACCGCATACGCATCGAGTTCTACAGCGAACGCCAGGCTGCGTTCGAAGCCTTCAAGAAGGGCAACATCCATTACCGGCAGGAACACACCGCGCGCGTCTGGGCGACCGGCTATGATTTTCCTGCCCTGAAGGCAGGAAAAGTCATCAAGCGCGAGTTTCCGGCCGAGAAGCGGCCGTCCATGCAGGCGACCGCGATCAACCAGCGCCGCGAGCGGTTTCGCGACCGGCGCGTGCGGCAGGCAATTGCGCTTTGCTTCGACTTCGAATGGACGAAGCGCAATTTGTTCTATGACGCCTATGAACGGTCGCAGTCTTCTTTCGAGAAGTCCGACTACAAGGCCGAAGGCATGCCGTCGCCGGCGGAACTGGAGTTGCTGGAGCCCTTACGCGACAATATTCCGCCGGAGGCATTCGGTGAAGCGGTCATCCAGCCTGTGTCCGACGGGTCCGGCCGCGACCGAAAGCTCCTGGGCGCGGCGTCGAAACTGCTCGCCGAGGCCGGATGGAAGCGCAACGGCCGGTCGGTCGCCAACGGCGAAGGCGAACCGCTGACGGTCGAAATACTGGTTCAGGACGAAGCCTTTGTGCGCATCGACACCCCCTGGGTGGAAAACATGAAGGCGATTGGGATCGACGCCTCGATCCGGATGGTGGACTCGGCGCAATATCAGGCCCGCCAGGCCGATTTCGATTTCGACATGGTCTCAATGGCGCTTTCCTTCACCGCCACGCCGACCCGCGACGATATGGAATCGCTGTTCCATTCGCGCTCGGCCAATCTGCCGGGTGCGAGAAATCTTCCGGGCATCGCCGATCCCGCCATCGACGCCCTGATCGATGCGGTCGGCCGCGCCGCCGACCGCGAAAGCCTGGTTACGGCGGTCCGCGCGCTCGACCGGGTCTTGCGCGCGCGGCTCGACTGGATTCCAAATTGGTTTGCGGCGAATCACCGGGCGGCCTTCTGGGACATGTTCGGCTTCAAGGAGCCGAAACCAGATTACGGCTTCCCGGTCGAAGCCATGTGGTGGTTCGACAAGGACAAGGCGGCGGCGATTGGCAAAGGGTGA
- a CDS encoding microcin C ABC transporter permease YejB gives MGAYILRRVLLMIPTLFGIMAISFIVIQFAPGGPVEQVIAQLTGQGGEDRLSGGGGDMAASNVDAGGGASSRYRGAQGLNPEFIAKLEQQFGFDKPPLERFFKMLWDYARFDFGESFFRDISVIDLILEKMPVSISIGLWTTLLAYLISIPLGIRKAVKDGSAFDVWTSGIVIVGYAIPGFLFAILLMVLFAGGSFFDWFPLRGLTSDNFDQLSLGGKILDYFWHLALPLTALVLSAFATTTLLTKNSFLDEIRKQYVVTARAKGLSEGRVLYGHVFRNAMLIVIAGFPGAFIAAFFTGSLLIENIFSLDGLGLLGFRSVVARDYPVVFANLYIFSLIGLFVGLISDLIYTWIDPRIDFERRDV, from the coding sequence ATGGGCGCCTATATCCTCAGACGCGTGCTTTTGATGATCCCGACGCTGTTCGGCATCATGGCGATCTCGTTCATCGTCATCCAGTTCGCGCCGGGCGGGCCGGTCGAGCAAGTGATTGCGCAACTGACCGGGCAGGGCGGGGAAGACCGCCTTTCGGGAGGCGGCGGCGACATGGCCGCAAGCAATGTCGATGCCGGCGGCGGAGCATCGTCGAGATATCGCGGCGCACAGGGGCTTAACCCCGAATTCATCGCCAAGCTTGAACAGCAATTCGGCTTCGACAAGCCGCCGCTTGAGCGCTTCTTCAAGATGCTGTGGGACTACGCCCGCTTCGATTTCGGCGAGAGCTTCTTTCGCGACATCTCGGTCATCGACCTGATCCTCGAAAAAATGCCTGTGTCGATCTCGATCGGGCTGTGGACCACCCTCCTCGCCTATCTGATCTCTATCCCGCTAGGCATCCGCAAGGCGGTCAAGGACGGCTCGGCCTTCGATGTCTGGACCAGTGGAATCGTCATTGTCGGCTATGCAATTCCGGGTTTCCTGTTCGCGATCCTGCTCATGGTGCTGTTCGCGGGCGGATCGTTCTTCGACTGGTTTCCGCTGCGCGGCCTGACATCGGACAATTTCGACCAGTTGTCGCTCGGCGGAAAGATCCTCGACTATTTCTGGCACCTGGCGCTGCCGCTGACGGCGCTGGTGCTCTCCGCCTTCGCAACCACGACGCTGCTCACCAAAAACTCGTTCCTGGATGAAATCCGCAAGCAATATGTGGTCACGGCGCGCGCCAAGGGGTTGTCCGAGGGACGCGTCCTCTACGGCCATGTCTTCCGCAACGCCATGCTGATCGTCATCGCCGGGTTCCCGGGCGCCTTCATCGCGGCTTTCTTCACCGGATCGCTGCTGATCGAGAACATCTTCTCGCTCGACGGGCTCGGCCTTCTCGGCTTCCGCTCCGTGGTTGCGCGCGACTACCCCGTTGTGTTCGCGAATCTCTACATTTTCTCACTGATCGGGCTGTTCGTCGGCCTGATATCGGACCTGATCTATACCTGGATCGACCCGCGCATCGACTTCGAGCGGAGGGACGTCTGA
- a CDS encoding helix-turn-helix domain-containing GNAT family N-acetyltransferase, translating to MNISQITQIRSFSRAVTRRVGALEDSYLRRGRPLGEARLLFEIGPKGAGLSALRSRLGLDSGHLSRMLRSLEAQGLVSVEKLDGDARSRRAMLTEKGRAEHAAYDALSDELANSILEPLSAAARDRLVAAAAEVERLLAAASITVEEEAANTEEARQCLAQYFNELAERFEEGFDPGKGNTTTEEDFIPPQGSFVIARLDGNPVGCGALRMIDAATAEIKRMWVAPSARGLGVASRMLRKLEAIAVGFGAETVCLDTNRSLKEAQSLYKREGYTEIARFNDNPYADHWFAKRL from the coding sequence ATGAACATCTCGCAAATCACACAGATACGCAGCTTCAGCCGCGCGGTGACGCGTCGTGTCGGCGCGCTGGAAGACAGCTATCTGCGCCGTGGGCGCCCGCTTGGCGAGGCGCGGCTCCTTTTCGAGATCGGGCCGAAAGGGGCGGGGCTCAGCGCGCTTCGCAGCCGGCTTGGACTTGATTCAGGCCATCTCAGCCGCATGCTGCGTTCGCTCGAAGCGCAGGGTCTCGTCTCGGTGGAAAAGCTCGATGGCGATGCCCGCAGCCGCCGCGCGATGCTGACCGAGAAGGGCCGCGCCGAGCACGCAGCCTACGACGCCCTGTCGGACGAACTTGCGAATTCCATTCTCGAGCCGCTTTCGGCAGCGGCGCGGGACCGGCTCGTTGCCGCGGCGGCGGAGGTCGAGCGGCTGCTCGCCGCCGCATCGATCACCGTCGAGGAGGAGGCTGCCAACACCGAGGAAGCGCGGCAATGCCTGGCGCAATATTTCAACGAACTCGCCGAGCGCTTCGAGGAAGGGTTCGACCCGGGCAAGGGAAACACGACGACCGAGGAGGACTTCATCCCTCCCCAGGGCAGTTTCGTGATCGCCCGGCTCGACGGCAATCCGGTAGGCTGCGGAGCGCTGCGGATGATCGATGCCGCAACGGCGGAGATCAAACGGATGTGGGTCGCACCTTCGGCGCGTGGTCTTGGCGTCGCCAGCCGCATGTTGCGCAAACTGGAGGCGATCGCGGTTGGCTTCGGCGCGGAGACTGTGTGCCTCGACACCAACCGCTCGCTCAAGGAGGCGCAGTCTCTGTATAAGCGCGAAGGCTATACCGAAATTGCTCGCTTCAACGACAATCCCTACGCCGACCACTGGTTCGCCAAGCGCTTGTAG
- the nudC gene encoding NAD(+) diphosphatase, producing MNFRLFDAPEREPSQFVGFAGNGIDRQSENRSDDSVEKALEDPGARVMLIREGRLLLKRIEDRFDAHFLLNECDPLETRLDDAILLGFDESGPILAAPCLLDPEHLPETIKAIDHRSIYIQGLIDPAALGALAQGAALLSWHASHVYCGRCGQRTEMRAGGYRRRCPACNTEHFPRTDPVAIMLSVTADRCLLGRGKHFSPGMYSALAGFIEPGETIEAAVRRETFEEAGIRLGRVVYHASQPWPFPYSLMIGCFGEALNENISADMNELEDCRWFSRDEVLAAIAGNHPDGIFVPPNGAIAHHLIRHWAESG from the coding sequence ATGAATTTTCGCCTTTTCGACGCGCCCGAGCGCGAGCCAAGCCAGTTTGTCGGGTTCGCCGGCAACGGGATCGATCGGCAGTCGGAGAACCGCAGCGATGACTCCGTCGAGAAGGCACTGGAAGACCCCGGCGCACGCGTGATGCTGATACGCGAGGGCCGCCTGCTGTTGAAGCGGATCGAGGACCGCTTCGACGCGCATTTCCTGCTGAACGAATGCGATCCGCTCGAAACGAGGCTGGACGACGCAATCCTGCTTGGCTTCGACGAAAGCGGACCGATACTTGCGGCGCCCTGCCTCCTGGATCCCGAGCACCTGCCCGAGACGATCAAGGCGATCGACCACCGCTCAATCTACATACAGGGGCTTATCGACCCGGCTGCGCTCGGTGCGTTGGCGCAGGGCGCGGCGCTTCTGTCCTGGCACGCCAGCCATGTGTATTGCGGCAGATGCGGGCAGCGCACGGAAATGCGGGCGGGCGGGTACAGGAGGCGTTGCCCGGCCTGTAATACCGAGCATTTTCCGCGCACCGATCCTGTCGCGATCATGCTTTCGGTTACCGCCGACCGGTGTCTCCTCGGGCGTGGCAAGCATTTTTCGCCCGGCATGTACTCGGCGCTCGCCGGCTTCATCGAGCCCGGCGAAACGATCGAGGCGGCGGTGCGCCGCGAGACCTTCGAGGAAGCGGGCATTAGGCTCGGGCGGGTGGTCTACCACGCCAGCCAGCCCTGGCCGTTTCCGTATTCGCTGATGATCGGCTGCTTCGGCGAGGCGCTGAACGAGAATATTTCAGCCGACATGAACGAATTGGAAGATTGCCGCTGGTTTTCACGCGACGAAGTCCTGGCGGCCATCGCAGGCAATCATCCCGACGGCATTTTCGTTCCGCCCAACGGCGCCATCGCACACCACCTGATCCGCCACTGGGCCGAGAGCGGATAG
- a CDS encoding extracellular solute-binding protein, translated as MKVCGIGLLGKVGLAAAIFASGLLSASADEWRTSDSLIGESKYGQNFKHYDYVNPDAPKGGTLNLTVVGTFDSFNPYIVQGSPAAGFAAFGGGILYDTLMEQSVDEPSTSHALVAEAFKFPDDFSSATYRLNPKAKWHDGKPITVEDVIWSFNVLKEYSPQYSHYYANVTEAVAISDREVEFRFDQKGNRELPHIMGDLVVLPKHWWEGTDASGKKRDITRPTLEAPLGSGAYRIESFKPGSQIVWARVPDYWAADVPVKIGRENFDRREYLYFQDDNAAWQAFTKGGYEDIQVENSSRRWMTQYNFPAVKDGDVIKKEFKSTLGVFMQAFALNLRRPQFQDRRVRKALTLAYNFEYMNRTLFFGQNTRTSSYFVGSELASSGLPTGKELEILTLYKDKLPPEVFTEEFKLPVYDTPQAERKYLREAIDLFRQAGWNIENGRMINEKTGEQFRIEFLGSGPTDEILANSYIETLRKIGIDASLRIVDPSQYVNRVNDFDFDVDTTILNQSASPGNEQRDFWGSKAADSPGSRNVMGIKDPVVDALVDRVIFATDREDLVAATRALDRVLLWNYYTIPQFHRPVQWVAYWNKFGMPEKQPEYIGADINSWWIDPEKEAALAAKYESIN; from the coding sequence ATGAAGGTTTGCGGAATCGGTTTGCTTGGCAAGGTCGGACTGGCTGCCGCGATATTCGCATCCGGCCTCCTTTCGGCATCGGCGGACGAATGGCGCACCAGCGATTCGCTGATCGGCGAATCCAAATACGGCCAGAATTTCAAGCATTACGACTATGTGAATCCGGACGCGCCCAAGGGCGGCACGCTCAACTTGACCGTCGTCGGCACGTTCGACAGCTTCAATCCCTATATCGTCCAAGGGAGCCCGGCGGCAGGCTTCGCCGCATTCGGTGGCGGCATACTGTATGATACGCTGATGGAGCAGTCGGTCGACGAGCCGAGCACCAGCCATGCGCTCGTGGCCGAGGCCTTCAAGTTTCCCGACGATTTCTCCTCGGCCACCTATCGTCTCAACCCGAAGGCGAAATGGCACGACGGCAAGCCGATCACAGTGGAGGACGTCATTTGGTCCTTCAACGTGCTCAAGGAGTACAGCCCGCAATACAGCCACTACTACGCCAACGTGACGGAAGCGGTGGCGATTTCGGATCGCGAGGTTGAGTTCCGTTTCGACCAGAAGGGAAATCGCGAACTGCCGCACATCATGGGCGATCTCGTCGTTTTGCCGAAGCACTGGTGGGAAGGCACCGACGCCTCGGGCAAGAAGCGGGACATCACCAGGCCGACACTGGAAGCACCGCTCGGTTCGGGCGCCTATCGCATAGAGAGCTTCAAGCCGGGATCGCAGATCGTCTGGGCGCGCGTGCCCGATTATTGGGCGGCGGATGTGCCGGTGAAGATCGGACGCGAAAATTTCGATCGCCGGGAATATCTCTATTTCCAGGACGATAATGCCGCTTGGCAGGCCTTCACCAAAGGCGGCTATGAGGACATTCAGGTTGAAAACAGTTCGCGCCGCTGGATGACGCAATACAATTTTCCCGCCGTCAAGGACGGAGACGTCATAAAGAAGGAATTCAAAAGCACCCTCGGCGTTTTCATGCAGGCATTCGCGCTCAATCTGCGGCGGCCGCAGTTTCAGGATCGCCGCGTGCGCAAGGCGCTGACGCTCGCCTACAATTTCGAGTACATGAACCGCACGCTCTTTTTCGGGCAGAATACCCGCACTAGCAGCTATTTCGTCGGAAGCGAACTCGCCTCGAGCGGGCTGCCCACCGGCAAGGAACTCGAGATTCTCACGCTCTACAAGGACAAGCTGCCGCCGGAGGTTTTCACCGAGGAGTTCAAGCTTCCGGTCTACGACACTCCACAGGCTGAGCGGAAATATCTGCGGGAGGCCATCGACCTTTTCAGGCAGGCCGGCTGGAACATCGAAAATGGCCGGATGATCAACGAGAAGACTGGCGAGCAGTTCAGGATAGAGTTCCTCGGCAGTGGCCCGACCGATGAGATCTTGGCGAACTCTTACATCGAGACTCTCCGCAAGATCGGCATCGACGCATCGCTGCGCATCGTCGACCCATCCCAGTATGTCAACCGAGTCAACGATTTCGACTTCGACGTAGATACGACTATCCTCAACCAGTCCGCTTCACCGGGCAACGAGCAGCGCGACTTCTGGGGTTCCAAGGCAGCCGACTCGCCTGGATCGCGCAACGTCATGGGCATCAAGGACCCCGTTGTCGACGCGCTGGTGGATCGCGTCATCTTCGCCACCGACCGCGAGGATCTCGTCGCCGCCACTCGCGCTCTCGATCGGGTGCTCCTGTGGAACTACTACACCATCCCGCAATTTCATCGCCCGGTTCAGTGGGTGGCGTATTGGAACAAGTTCGGCATGCCGGAAAAGCAGCCGGAATACATCGGCGCGGACATCAATTCCTGGTGGATCGATCCTGAGAAGGAAGCGGCGCTCGCGGCCAAATACGAGAGCATCAATTGA
- a CDS encoding 3-deoxy-manno-octulosonate cytidylyltransferase produces the protein MSTLILIPARMASTRLPGKPMADIGGRPMIVHVAERARESGLGRVVVATDTEAVREAVQAHGLEAVMTRTDHESGSDRIFEALSALDPGAEVETVINVQGDLPTIDPETIRAALRPLEDRTVDIATLCVEIYRDEEKINPNVVKVVGSPLSDTRLRALYFTRATAPWGDGPLYHHIGLYAYRRAALERFVSLSPSPLERRERLEQLRALEAGMRIDVEIVQLVPLGVDTPEDLARAREILTIA, from the coding sequence ATGTCGACCCTCATTCTGATCCCCGCCCGCATGGCTTCGACCCGCCTTCCGGGCAAGCCGATGGCCGACATTGGCGGCCGCCCGATGATCGTCCACGTCGCCGAAAGAGCGCGCGAAAGCGGGCTCGGCCGCGTCGTCGTAGCGACCGACACGGAGGCCGTGCGCGAGGCGGTGCAGGCTCACGGCCTCGAGGCGGTGATGACCCGGACGGATCACGAATCGGGCTCGGATCGGATATTCGAAGCCCTGTCGGCGCTCGACCCTGGCGCCGAGGTCGAAACCGTAATCAACGTCCAGGGCGACCTGCCGACCATCGACCCGGAAACCATCCGCGCCGCCTTGCGGCCGTTGGAGGATCGGACGGTGGACATCGCTACGCTCTGCGTCGAGATTTACCGCGACGAGGAGAAGATCAATCCGAACGTCGTCAAGGTCGTGGGCTCGCCGCTTTCCGACACCCGGTTGCGCGCGCTTTATTTCACCCGCGCGACCGCGCCTTGGGGCGACGGGCCGCTCTACCATCACATCGGGCTCTACGCCTATCGGCGCGCGGCGCTGGAACGCTTTGTCAGCCTCTCGCCATCGCCGCTGGAACGGCGCGAGCGGCTCGAGCAGTTGCGGGCGCTCGAGGCAGGCATGCGCATCGACGTCGAGATCGTGCAGTTGGTGCCGCTCGGTGTCGACACGCCGGAGGATCTTGCCCGCGCCCGTGAAATCCTGACCATCGCTTAA
- a CDS encoding ABC transporter permease → MAVTEGIGQRATRPWLSPLNQRRWQNFKANRRGYWSLWIFLVLFVLSMFAEFVANDRPILAFYKGELLFPAVIDYPEEKFGGFYAVTDYRDPIISDEIEANGWLLWPPIRYSYRTVNNEIPEAAPARPSWMFTKEERCQRYPLGVDDPNCTIGNWNWLGTDDQARDVLARVIYGFRVSVLFGLILTLGSAVIGVSAGAVQGYFGGAVDLIFQRVIEIWSSIPVLYLLLIIAAILPPGFFILLGIMLLFSWVSFVGIVRAEFLRARNFEYVNAARALGVPNRTIMFRHLLPNAMVATLTFLPFILNGSITTLTSLDFLGFGLPPGSASLGELLKQGQRNLNAPWLGFSGFFVMSLMLSLLIFVGEATRDAFDPRKTFK, encoded by the coding sequence ATGGCCGTGACCGAAGGCATCGGCCAGCGCGCCACACGGCCATGGCTGTCGCCGCTAAACCAGCGGCGCTGGCAGAATTTCAAGGCGAACCGGCGCGGCTACTGGTCGCTATGGATATTCCTCGTCCTGTTCGTCCTTTCGATGTTTGCCGAGTTCGTCGCCAATGATCGGCCGATCCTCGCCTTTTACAAGGGCGAGTTGCTGTTTCCGGCCGTCATCGACTATCCGGAGGAGAAGTTCGGCGGCTTCTACGCCGTCACCGACTATCGCGACCCGATAATCTCGGATGAGATCGAGGCCAATGGCTGGCTGCTCTGGCCGCCGATCCGCTATTCATACCGTACGGTGAACAATGAAATCCCCGAGGCCGCTCCGGCCCGGCCGTCCTGGATGTTCACGAAGGAAGAACGCTGCCAGCGCTATCCGCTGGGCGTCGACGACCCGAACTGCACGATAGGCAACTGGAACTGGCTCGGCACCGACGACCAGGCGCGCGACGTGCTGGCCCGCGTTATCTACGGTTTCCGCGTTTCGGTGCTGTTCGGTCTGATCCTCACCCTGGGGTCGGCGGTCATCGGCGTTTCGGCCGGCGCAGTCCAGGGCTATTTCGGCGGCGCGGTGGATCTGATTTTCCAGCGCGTCATCGAGATCTGGTCGTCGATCCCGGTGCTTTATCTGCTCCTCATTATCGCAGCGATCCTGCCACCCGGCTTCTTCATCCTGCTCGGCATCATGCTCCTGTTCTCCTGGGTAAGCTTCGTCGGCATCGTGCGCGCCGAATTCCTGCGCGCGCGCAACTTCGAATATGTGAACGCTGCGCGCGCTCTCGGCGTGCCGAACCGCACGATCATGTTCCGCCATCTGCTGCCCAATGCGATGGTGGCGACGCTGACCTTCCTGCCCTTCATCCTGAACGGGTCGATCACCACGCTGACTTCGCTCGACTTCCTAGGCTTCGGCCTGCCGCCGGGTTCAGCCTCGCTCGGCGAATTGCTGAAGCAGGGCCAGCGCAACCTCAATGCGCCTTGGCTCGGGTTCTCGGGTTTCTTCGTCATGTCGCTGATGCTGTCGCTCCTGATCTTCGTAGGCGAGGCGACGCGCGACGCGTTCGATCCGCGCAAGACGTTCAAATGA